In the Arachis hypogaea cultivar Tifrunner chromosome 20, arahy.Tifrunner.gnm2.J5K5, whole genome shotgun sequence genome, aaaggaaaacaaaccactccaagaggcaagaaagaaaacaatccaaaatcacaatggatgcatgagaggttctgcaccaaagaacatgcagatcatTACTTCAAAATAGTGTgtagaagatcagtgatcccggaagtcaagttcgatctgaaagaatacgaatatccggagatccaagagcagattcgaaacagaggctgggaaatcctagctaatcctgagatgaatgtgggaagaaacatggtccaggaattttatgcaaatttgtggctgacagataagcaaagaatggagggaactgccttccacacttttcgaaccatggtcagaggcaGGATTATCTATTTCCATCTTGACAAAGTGAGAAAAgtcctcaaacttcctcaactgcaggatgatccagaatcctttaacaggagaatggctaaagataaaaagttggatcaagttctagaggacatatacctccctggaaccaagtggataaccaattcaaaaggtgtctcAAACTAACTGAAGAGAGGAGACCTCAAGccagttgctaggggctggctggatttcattgggcgatcCATACTCCCCACTAGTAACCACTCTAAAGTCACTgccaaaagagcagtgatgatccactgtattatgctgaaaaaagaagtggaggtccatcaattaattccttgtgaaatttacacaattgcaaacaaggaatccactgaggccaaattggcctacccaagcttgatcagtctgttatgtaaagatgcgggaGTACAAATAGGTGTTGATGAGTATATCCCAGTCGAACACCTAATCACCAAAAGGGTGATGAATGGACAGCAAGTTCAAGACAAcctcatcaagaggagggcgcatgagctccTTCCAGAAATTACTCAATTTGACTATTGGActcgcttagaagcatctgtcaccaaacTGCAAGAAGCTGTAAATCAACTCAGAGGAACAGCAGAATCAAaccagcatgctttgcaaaccgttcatagaacaagagaagcaagggcgtgagataCAAGAGCTAAAGCGCTAAAAGCTGTCCCTTGAAGAGCCAGGCATCCCACAAATTGAAGGAGTACTTGCCTCTCCCAAtgcaggttgttgagtcctaactctgtgataacttttgttattagagatctgttttaagagtaatttatttttatgtttttaaattttctttattttattattggtctgcttttatgtttattttatgtcttatttttatgattaataaaatttagagtctgtgtcttaaagctataaatgtcctatgaatccttcacctttcttaaataaaaaatgtttttaattacaaaagaacaagaagtacatgatttcgaattatatcttgaaattagtttaattattttgatgtggtgacaataccttttgttttctgaatgaatgcttgaacagtgcatatttttgaatttgttgtttatgaatgttaaaattgttggctcttgaaagaataatgaaaaaggaaaaatgttattaataatctgaaaaatcataaaattgattcttgaagcaagaaaaagcagtgaatagacaaaagcttgcaaaaaaaaagcaagcagaaaaagccaatagccttttaaaccaaaaggcaagggtaaaaataatccaaggctttgagcattaatggataggagggcccataggaataaaatcctggcctaagcggctaaaccaagctattcctaaccatgtgcttgtggcgtgaaggtgtcaagtgaaaagcttgagactgagtggttaaagtcgtggtccaaagtaaaaagagtgtgcttaagagctctgggcacctctaactggggactctagcaaagctgagtcacaatctgaaaaggttcacccagttatgtgtctgtggcatttatgtatccggtggtaatactggaaaacaaagtgcttagggtcacggccaagactcataaagtaactgtgttcaagaatcaacatactgaactaggagaatcaataacactatctgaattctgagttcctatagatgccaatcattctgaacttcaaaggataaagtgagatgccaaaactattcagaagcaaaaaggctacaagtcccgctcaccTAATTGAAGCTgatcttcattgataagtttggaattcattgtatattctcttttttttatcctattttatttttagttgcttggggacaagcaacaatttaagttttttgttgtgatgagcggataatttataccctttttggcattgtttttatatagtttttagtatgttttagttactttttattatatttttattagtttttattcaaaaatcacatttctggactttactatgagtttgtgtatttttctgtgatttcaggtattttctggctgaaattgagagacctgagcaaaaatctaattcagagactgaaaaaggactgcagatgctgttggattctgacctctctgcactcaagtgaattttctggagctatagaagcccaattggcgctctctcaattgcgttggaaagtagacatcctgggctttccagcaatatataatagtccatactttgcccgagatttgatggcccaaaccagcgtcCAAAGTTAGCCTAAAACtgtctggcgtaaaacgccagaactggcacctttttcggcgttaaatgcccattctggcACCTGgggtggcgtttaatgccaactttgggtatatgaacgtgaaagcttgaaagctcagcccaggcacacaccaagtgggtcctagaagtagaattctgcactatctgcatttagttactcattttctctaaacctaagttactagtctagtataaaaactacttttagagattcatctTGTAAcctatgacatttttacacttcatattgtatttctgacgacatgagtctctaaaccccatggttggggggtgaggagctctgctgtgtttcaatgaattaatgcaattactactgttttccattcaatcatgcttgattctattctaagatattcatttgtactTCAATCCGGAGAAGATGAtgttccgtgacactcatcattattctcaaatctatgaacgcgtgcctgacaaccactcccgttctatctgagctcaacgtagtcattgggcgacagcttgaatgcgtatctcttgggtttctgatccacggactgagtccggaggttagaaccttcgtggtataggctagaaccaattggcagcattcctagaatccgaaaagtctaaaccttgtctgtggtatttcgagtaggatctaagaagagatgactgtgacgagcttcaaaactgcgaatgttgggtgcagtgacagtgtgcaaaaggacaagggtcctattccgatgctagtggaaaccgacagatgattagccgtgcagtgacagcgcatatggatttattttcatctgagaggatcatacatccTGCCATGGAAAGAGCcgtgcgtgtttggagaagaagacagtatgaaagcagagattcagatgacaaagcatctccgaaacctcaacctgtttctcGTTATTGAAttacaagtaccatttattttatgttatttattctttataaacacaaatatttttattactaatttcctgactaagagttacaaaataaccataacttgcttcaaaccgacaatctctgtgggatcgacccttactcacgtaaggtattacttggacgacccagtgcacttgctggttagttgtgcagagttgtgaaaagtgtaatcacaattttccACAccatacgcgtacgcgtcgctgttaaatctccaaatcacgcacACACGTgaaccatgcgtgcgcgtcgatcctcgctggtcatctccttttatttcttgtgttccttctatttttgcaagcttcatctccattctctaagccattcctgtcctatatagcctgaaaacacttaacacacggatcacggcatcgaatggtataaaggggaattaaaaatacacaatttaaaggcttaggaagcaagttttcaatcataacataaaatcaggaaggaaaatgtaaaacatgcaaattgtatgaataagtgtgcagaagacttgataaaaaaccactcaatttagcacaagataaaccataaaatagtggtttatcaaaatcCCATGGCCCTACGTACCTCCACCCAAAGCATACATAACATGATCCACCATGCACCCTATTCCTCTAACATATCCCCAAACATTTCAATTTGTCCCGAAAGTTCCTCATTCTCCTTCTCTAGTATATGAATTCGCTCAGTCAATCTACCAACTTCATCTACCCTTGACTGATTCATATGTTCTTTGACAAGTCCGAGCATGCGATAGTTATAATCGTGAACGGTATAACTAGTAGCCCCAAAAATCTTATTAAGCATTGTGAATGAAACTTTTTGGCAAGCAACACGTTCCTCGTAGCACAAAGGACCATGAGCCATAAGATCTAGACCTCTGCCATTGTGGGGCAGAACAACTGTGAACCCAAATAGCACACGCTCATCATTTGAGTTAATTTCCTGAGGAACAAAAAGTGGGAAACCAATTTGAAAAAATGAGCATGCCCGCATCAACATGATCTCCATGTCTTCCACATACACGAACTTACCATCTGCCCTTGGCTCTGCAACTGCACGAGCCAATTGTGTATTATTTCAGAAACATGCACATCAACATCACAGTCACTCCGAATTTATAGGATTGCTAAACGAAAATACTCATAGGAgcttaaaaatactataaaagaaGTTTGAGCTCATCATTCATTCCAGCAAGGTTGCTGCCACCACTGTCATCTCCAGAGTGCTGGCTGTTGGCTACGACTATGATGGAAGAAACTTGCTGAGAGAAAGGGATTGAACAGAAAGAACCTTTTAACAATCTTGACGGTTTTCTTCTTACCGGTTGAACATGCGGTGTTGGCTGACGAGCTGGAGGAGATGCGGCGCTACGCAGCCAAGCCAATGCTTCTCACAGATCATGGAAGCCACGGTGTTTATTGTTTCGGAATCCGTTCACCTGTTGCTCGCATTCCTCCCAAGACCTATAAATGCTGGGGACACGACCTCTATGCACCGCATAGAACTGAAAACGACCATATTCGATGGTCATGACCATTAACGCATGCAAGTCTCGCTGTATCTTCAATGAATAAAGGGGAAATGAACAAGGCTGACACCACTATAAACACTTCATTTAAATATGTGCCACAACAGATATTCTATTTCTCATCCATTGAGTCCAACAATACAAAAGAGCAAAGAACCCATTTTATAACTCATGAATAGATCCATTACCCACCTTTCCCCCAACCGGCCCAGCCAAAACCCACGTGAGTGTAACTCACCCTAAACTAATTGAtatattttgtaaaataaataaataaggaagaggtaataaaaataaaataaaataaagaagtatttttatatttgtatagttgtgtaataaataaataagaaaaatgtaatcaaaataaaataaaaataaataaacaaaagtggAGCCGTCTATGGACATCTATATCATAACAATATAAAACTCATTCCAAATAATAATAACGATAATACATCGTAATTATACAATAAACTATAAATATGTCAAAGTCtttattttttcttgcatttcatTAAAATGCAAGGATCAtggtatatttaatttatattattggcCTAACATATATAATCATTAAATGTGAGCCTATGTTAGAGTAATgcgttaaaaataattatttccatTCATTTTTTTGCCATTCCTTTTTTTCGTATATTCACTTGTCTCATATTCTTAACCAAACACGGTGTGAATGTTTCCCTATTATCCTATGATGTAAAGTTATATAGAAAGACAATAAACAAATCATGTAATTTTTCAATGTCTCATATTCAGTTGAAGGGGCACATagagtttttgcttttttttttttcatattcttcAGATcgtaatagataaaaaatatataaaaataaaaaatgattcaaaatacataataataagatgttatttttttggatacatataccaagaaaaaataagaaaccTCCCTTCTATCCATTTCATTAATGTCATTTCAAGGATCAGGCTACTCTACTATAAACACAAACATACACCCCACAAGAGTAAGTAATCATCTTCTGAAGTAGATCATATTTCCAGCACAATTCAATCTCAAAATAAAGATATTGTTTACTGTAcataatagtagtagtagtagtaataatagTAGTAGCAGCCTTCCATTCAATAGTTTAAATAATTATCGTCTTATTTTTTagcaatttaaatatatttaatttctcGTTAAACAAATGAAAATCCATTTTtacatattaaattaaaaataacgtaCAAAGTTACCATGTACGCTATTAGATCAAATATCGAATTCATATTCGCCTACTTTTTTAAGTAATATTATATGTGTGTCTTTGGAATGGAATttgtcaaaataaaatttaaataaaagtgattttatagaaTTTATTTTGCTTGAGTCTGTGCTaatatgatttatgtttgtcACTTCTAATTTTGCTAAAAATGAATATCGTTTGAATAATATTATCTAAAATCACTTTTTCATAGATAACTCcttaaaaaatatgttattaaataataatattatcttataaaaaatatatattcttttttatactcttttattatattttttatatagtattttgtTTAGTACTCTATTTTAGTACACACTTATTATTCACTATTATaatagaaataaatatttttttaataaattaaaaacaaccATAGTTTTAGAACCGAATCGTTGTTCGAACTGATCAGGTTACTAGGTTACTGGATCACTGGTTCAACCACCAAGTCATTGGTTGAATCGGTTCACCCgttcctatgtaaataaaaaataaaaatactcaaaaatttaaaattaaaatttaaaatacatattttcactaatattttaagaatatctaGCTGTTCTAAAACTATATAGAACACaaacaataagtattttgttagtTTCActctattataaataattttattttctttttatattaaaataactattgttttcaatttttattaatttattaagtagtttatatctattatactattatatactacaagtatttattcaaaaataatcttaaaaGATATTATacaattacaaaatgaaaaaataacTGAGGTTATAATTATtgctaaataaaaatataattaatttaagaatgagtgagtttataactaaaattaaaataaactagaTAGAAGTAAACTATTTGATGAAAGATATCTATATGTACTATAATATGCATATATATATTAACAACAAGGTAAACATCAAACATAAGGAAAGTTAGGTGAAAGCAGAAGCTACAACTTCTTGCTTTAGGTGAACGCGCGTTTAGGATAAAGAATCACGTCTGCGTTAGAATAGAGCGGTTAGGATAAAAAATCACGTCTCAACAAAAATAGTTACCAAACACAAAGATAAAACAGTGTTCAAGACATTGTTTTGCACTTTAATCTTCTCAAACGCATTTGCCAAACAGACCGCTTAGCATTTTTGGTGGTTTTCTGACGACTATTTTATTTAGTACCATTTTCGATAATAAATAGTCATTATTTGTGATTCAATTGTTAGTTATTGTCAGTATTTCATCTGTATTATCCTCTTTAGTGGGACCAATAATCCATACTAGCAAACATCAGATGGTTGTTGGAGCAACATCTAGCGTTCAGTCTTAGTCCTTAGAACATGTCATTGTGTTCTCTCCTCTGAGCAAATGGAGAAAAGGTAGGAAAAGAGGGGATCTCTTTATCGGAGTCCTCTACTGAGTTTAATGAAACCCATTCGGTGACCTTCCACAACAACAGAATGCAGACTGTTGTAAGAGTCGCCTTGACCCAGTTGAATAAATATATAAACATTGCAACaacccgacaacggcgccaaaaactaatAACAACTAACCAAGACAAGActctaaaatgaaaaaaaaataaaatttacaactAACCAAgataagaaagcaataataacaactcaaatgaacatcaataaatatgaaaaatatcaaattgctttaaagaaaaataaaaattcaacacgtgttcataaactaaaaatagCAATAACAAAAAAACAAGAAACTAACAATCAAAATTCGGTAAACTAAGATGGTAGAAGAATATAATATAAACAACACTAAACTAAAACAggatctaaacctaaaattagagagaaattaaactaacaaaccctaaaattctagagagaagttcgaacttctctctctagaatcaccTAAACTATAATAAAATACTAAACTAAAACTACTTGATTGATCCCCCTTGATCCATGcttcaaatacttcagaaatgagttcgATTAGACCCAACATGAGCTTGAAATTGCCAGCTATGTGTTTGTTCAAGTGAGTCACGTGCCTggagtcatgcgtacgcacaacttggaGAATTTTCagtcttcatttcttcatgaatcttctacttttgcatgctttttctttaaCTTCCTAAGCCATCATTACCTTCTAAAACTTACATCACTTAAATAAACATATCAAAGTATCGAACGGaataaaagtgaattaaatttgacaatttaaagtacaaaaagtattttttttaacaattaagcacaattagaaGGACATTCACAAAATCATGCAATTTCAATGAATATGTGCAAGATAAGTTGAGGAGCCAGGACATGGACTTGACCCTTCAGATTTTCATACATTTCGGCCATCCCCTTCACCGGGTGGCCCTGAAGCTCAGCATAGTCATCATAGGCTGATTGAAGCTTCTCCTTCGCATCAAACAACTCCCAATAAGTACGAGAGTAGCTCTCTTCAGCccttttcttcatctcctctgccAACTTCGACGCCGCCTCCGCCTTGGTTGCCCGAGCTTTTTCCTTCTCCAGATCTGACTCCAACTTAGCGCTTTTTTCTTCCCATTTAGCCTTTAAGTCATTCAACCTCTCCACATCAGCCCGGGCAGCCTCCAGAAATGCCTCGGTAGCACTGATAGGAGACTTCTTAAACTCTTTGGCAATGGTTCTGCTCAAACCAGCCATCCAAATGCAATTCCGAGCTATGTACTGAACATGGTTGAGGATAGACACATCATCGGTAGAGGTAAAGCTGTAAGGCAGAATATGCTCCTCACTCCAGGCGAACCCATCAAAATCTTTATTGTTAATTCCCAGTCCCCCAATAGTCTTTTGCTTCTTAGGGGCAGGACCCGAAGTGGTCGGAGATGGAGGCGCGCCCGAGCTCGTCATAGGGGGATCAAGAGGGATCAAATGAACGCCAGGAGTAGGGATGATCTTCCTCTAACTCTGAGGACCCGAACTCGGCTTCTTAGGAGGAAGTTGAGAAGAGCCCTCACCAGCTCCCTTCTTTGTAGGTTTTGGGCAGCCACGGTCTTCTTTGTCTTGCGCAGGAACcccatgaaagaaaaatgaaaaccaCCAAGAACCAAGCATGTTATTCCCAAAAGACACAACAGTCCTAAAAGGAACAAAAATTACTGCTAAACAAATTACGAGAAATAGCCAagcaaaaaaaaatccttttccAAATAAACTACGCTGCTGTCAAAAATGGAATCAAACAGAACAAGAACACAGTACTAGTGTCCACCAACGACAAAGTAAGGTGAAAATTCAGCCGATCATCTACCAGAAGCTACTATTAAGAAGCAAGTAAACAAAACAAAAGGTGAAGTACCTACCTGAAGGGGAGCTGAAAGAAAGAGTGCGTTAAACAGCGGTGAAACGAATGTCCCTCTCCGAAAAGGAAAACTCCAGGAAAAAGAAATTCTTGGGCACAAGGCGCAGTCGAACGGCAGTAAGGAGAGAAACttgaaaagaaatgaaaagaacaGGCATCGcggaaaggaaaaagaagaaaagaaagaagaagaggcgCCAAAACTTTTATAAGCGCCGAAGGAATGAAACAGCGAAGGAATAAAAAACCTAATCAATAGGCCTTAAAAGCGCTCGCAGGAATCGAGGAAACTGTCGCGCCAAACTAAGCTCCGTATTTAAAGCAGAGTAacgtttcaaatttcaaaaatcaacgaAAGGTCACCGGCCCGAACTACCTCAAGGGAAAAATCCAACAAAGACGAAGTCACTCATGCTCGAACACGACCTACAAAAAGGTCGaaactcgagcaggggcactattcataccctgtcCCGAGCTCTTACTTGGAACTCAGTATGGCGAAAGGGCCGACCTCTTGAGAAGGCCTTCCAAACTCTAGCCGACCTCTTCTAAAAGGTCGGACACCACTTAGAAGGGATCAAGATAAGATCACCGCTTCTAGAAATGCAGTGACAAAGAAGATAAGATCTCAACAAACTCccaaaaatataagataagataagattatcaCCCTCAGGGAGGTTACCActctctactataaatacactggagccccCAGGTATAACTTACGTTCTAcactactaaaaacctgcctaaagtcATTGCTACTTAAGCATCGgaatctcttgcaggtaccacccccaacTAGGGATGGCAATACCACCCGAACCCGTAGGTACCCACCCCGCCCCTACCCACTTGGGGTGAGTAATTATCCGCCCCGCACCGAGGCGGGTTTttagcggggcggggcggggcgggtaattactttaatttatgttatgtatgtgatgatagttatataaattttgaaatttaattttatttattggattttaataattataggggcgagTAGGAGCGGGACGGGTAATCGCAGGGACGGGTTAGGGTTCAACGTTTTACTACTCGCGGGTAGAAACGGGACGGGTTCTATGCAGAGTGTTGTACAGCGGGACGAGGTCGGATAGAGCATAAACCCACCCCGTTGCCACCCTTACCCCCAACCTCCTCTCGAGGAACTCGAAACAGGCGGCACCTCGACACTAACAAGTCAGATACTGCCACCCAAAGGAAATCCAAACTCCACGTTCAAACCCGACTCAGCGTTTCAGGTAACCTTaggaacaataataataatataatttaataaaattatagtcaGCAAGAAACGAAATAATGATATTATCGTTAATTTCATTCGGGACGCTATTAAATTtcacttttctatgcttttctgGGATTATAGTTTAATatgatatttttttctaattacaCCGACACAAAATCAAAGTATACACTTGTTTACGTTCTAGTTCtattacaacaacaacaataccatTGATCAAACATTTGATCCTAAATGTTTGTGCCTACTTAATTGATCACCACCATCATAGTAGTTTCTTTGTCTTCTTGCAAACCACTGAACCGTTCTACGAGCAATCGGCATCCAAATCCTCAAGAacctctcttcttcccttccaACACCACTACTACTACTGTTCTGCTTTTTCATCGTCATGATCTCTGCAAATCTCGGAACATTTGCAATCTCAGACATTGATCTCTTCTTCCCACAATCCTTGTTCTTGTTACTACTATTCAGTGCTGTGAATGAATTCTCGTCTTCATCATCAACACTAACTGAATATTCCCCTTGAACAATCTTTTCCGGTGAGAATCTCGCGCTGGAAGCATCGTTGAGCATCTCCATGCTCAAAGATAGCAAATCCGAAGAGTTTAGATCGCTCCACCTACTTCTTGTTACAACGTCAGATACCACTATTCTGTGGTTGAACTTGTGGTTATTCTTATTCatatcattgttattattactattactacCACTACCACCTTCTTCTCCTTGTTTCTTGCTCTTGCTGAATTCCAAGAAGCCAAATCTTGATGACCGTCGATGTGATGGTTCCCTTTGGATGTAGATCTCGAGGTTTGGTTCTTCCGTTAAATTTGAAGGTACTCGGAGGGAcccaaagctaagagagcgcacGTTACTCTTGATGTCTCCGGGTTCCACCCTGTACCTGCAAAGAGGACAAGTCGAGTGGCTTTCGAGCCACTTGTCAATACAATTAATGTGGAAAGCGTGTTGGCACTTTGGGAGTAGCCTGAGGACCTCGGAATCCTCGAATTTCGAGAGGCAAACTGTACATTCTAGACCTTCTTTGGAGCCCTTGAGAGAAGAGAATCTGAAGAAGGGGAGTTTTTCGACGAGTTCCCTGTTGATTCCGGAGAATCTTGACCCGATATGACCTTGAATGTTGTTGGGATTCGGATATGACATCCCAACAACTGGATTGAATCTGCAGAAACGAACATATGCGAGTAAGAAGAATGTTATGGTGAAGATTACGGTGAGGACCGATATAACAAGAGCCTTGCTTGGATGCAGTGTATCAGACATCTCGGGTGCCATGTCTTCATCGTTGTTTTGAGCATGAACAACACTGAAAAGAAAAtgaaccatgatgaatgtgaacaTGATCATGGACATGAAGAAATGGTTCTTAATGATCATTATTATTGATGATTAAAAATGTATGTAGTTGGGACTTGGGATTATTAGCATCTACTACTAGTGAATGGAGACAATGTCTTAAGGTTCAATCTTGTCTTTTAATTTAATTGCTATGGATTTGTCCCCACCATTGgagctttatgtgtttgttgGTATATGTAGTGTGATTAATTTGTCTTGGgacaattagttaataatatcCTCTCATAGATTAAGACAAACATCATGCATCAGCACGGAGCTCTGTATTGACCATGAAACCTTGctccaataatcatcatcatggTTCATGGACGTATATTTTATAAAactgtatttaattatatattacatatattttattatataataagtaGGAGACACTCTCAAAATGCTTAAATGacactctattttttttattattaaaatgtacatttttttttacaaatattaaataacatacattttaattaatataattaaaatactcttcaataataattataattatgtatataaattaatgatgattatttaataaattatatatttattacaataatattaaatatatattttatattattattttttaatcaatcaaataatttttactaaaataataataattattgaatagtattttatttaaataaactagagaatatgttatttaatttttaaaaaatattagaaaacttttaaaa is a window encoding:
- the LOC112785122 gene encoding putative RING-H2 finger protein ATL12 codes for the protein MIIKNHFFMSMIMFTFIMVHFLFSVVHAQNNDEDMAPEMSDTLHPSKALVISVLTVIFTITFFLLAYVRFCRFNPVVGMSYPNPNNIQGHIGSRFSGINRELVEKLPFFRFSSLKGSKEGLECTVCLSKFEDSEVLRLLPKCQHAFHINCIDKWLESHSTCPLCRYRVEPGDIKSNVRSLSFGSLRVPSNLTEEPNLEIYIQREPSHRRSSRFGFLEFSKSKKQGEEGGSGSNSNNNNDMNKNNHKFNHRIVVSDVVTRSRWSDLNSSDLLSLSMEMLNDASSARFSPEKIVQGEYSVSVDDEDENSFTALNSSNKNKDCGKKRSMSEIANVPRFAEIMTMKKQNSSSSGVGREEERFLRIWMPIARRTVQWFARRQRNYYDGGDQLSRHKHLGSNV